A single Oryctolagus cuniculus chromosome 18, mOryCun1.1, whole genome shotgun sequence DNA region contains:
- the LOC100338781 gene encoding zinc finger protein 805 isoform X1, with product MAAAFMDPAQVSVTFEDVAVTFTQEEWRQLEPAQHNLYREVMLDVCGLLVSLGCPVPRPELICHSEHRPELWTVKKHLFQSTCLDDKRERKNTEPNAREPALSEVASLQGQLKQGASGDSQLVQAKDQDGASARQEGHLRLGVDLQSKKLPGKMIPEDGVLGTAEDLCSRNVQEQAAPGSTVGEQNSHGPGTCPMTPEEENSFKCSECGKVFNKKRLLAQHERIHSGVKPYECTECGKTFSKSAYLLQHHMVHTGEKPYKCMECGKAFNRKSHLTQHQRIHSGEQPYKCNECGKAFTHRSSFVLHNRSHTGEKPFVCKECGKAFRDRPGFIRHYIIHSGENPYECFECGKVFKHRSYLMWHQQTHTGEKPYECSECGKAFCESAALIHHYVIHTGEKPFECLECGKAFNHRSYLKRHQRIHTGEKPYVCNECGKAFTHCSTFILHKRAHTGEKPFECQECGKSFSNRADLIRHFSIHTGEKPYECAECGKAFNRKSGLTRHQRTHSGEKPYECVECGKSFCWSTNLIRHSIVHTEEMPYECSECGKAYRRSSSLIQHQRMHTGRNPVNVAEVGRPFANEQTSVNIQELLLGNDFLNVTTKENLLQKETSCVLSDHSYHRETPQVSSL from the exons ATGGCGGCGGCGTTCATGGACCCGGCGCAG GTGTCTGTGACTTTTGAAGATGTGGCTGTGACTTTCACCCAGGAAGAGTGGAGGCAGCTGGAGCCCGCTCAGCATAACTTGTACCGGGAGGTGATGCTGGACGTCTGTGGGCTGCTGGTCTCGCTGG GGTGTCCTGTTCccagacctgagctgatctgCCATTCGGAGCACAGGCCGGAGCTGTGGACAGTGAAGAAACACCTCTTCCAAAGCACCTGTCTAG ATGACAAAAGAGAACGCAAGAACACAGAACCTAATGCACGTGAGCCAGCCCTGTCTGAGGTGGCTTCACTCCAGGGACAACTAAAGCAAGGAGCCTCAGGGGACTCCCAGCTGGTGCAAGCCAAGGATCAGGATGGGGCATCAGCAAGGCAGGAAGGACACTTGAGACTGGGGGTTGACCTCCAGAGCAAGAAGCTTCCTGGGAAAATGATCCCTGAAGATGGTGTTTTAGGGACTGCTGAAGACCTGTGTTCCCGGAATGTACAGGAACAAGCCGCTCCAGGAAGCACTGTCGGTGAGCAGAACTCCCACGGGCCAGGTACATGTCCCATGACTCCGGAagaagaaaatagttttaaatgcaGTGAATGTGGGAAGGTGTTTAACAAGAAACGCCTCCTTGCTCAGCATGAGAGGATTCATTCTGGGGTGAAGCCCTACGAATGCACGGAGTGTGGGAAGACCTTCAGCAAGAGCGCATACCTCCTTCAGCATCACATGGTCcacactggggagaagccctATAAGTGCATGGAGTGTGGCAAGGCCTTCAACCGCAAGTCACACCTCACGCAGCACCAGCGGATTCACAGCGGAGAGCAGCCTTACAAGTGCAAtgaatgtgggaaggccttcacTCACCGCTCCAGTTTCGTCTTACATAACAGAAGCCACACTGGGGAGAAACCCTTTGTGTGCAAAGAATGTGGTAAAGCTTTCCGAGACAGGCCTGGTTTCATCCGCCACTACATCATCCACAGCGGGGAGAATCCCTATGAGTGCTTCGAGTGTGGCAAGGTCTTCAAGCACAGGTCCTACCTCATGTGGCACCAGCAGACTCATACTGGGGAGAAGCCCTATGAGTGCAGTGAGTGTGGGAAAGCTTTCTGTGAGAGTGCGGCCCTGATTCACCACTATGTCATCCACACCGGGGAGAAGCCCTTTGAGTGCCTGgagtgtgggaaggccttcaaCCACAGGTCGTACCTTAAGAGGCACCAGCGGATTCACACCGGGGAGAAGCCTTACGTGTGCAacgaatgtgggaaagccttcaccCACTGCTCTACATTCATCTTGCATAAGAGGGCCCACACTGGAGAAAAACCTTTTGAGTGCCAAGAGTGTGGGAAATCCTTTAGCAATAGAGCAGACCTCATTCGACACTTCAGcatccacactggagagaagccctATGAATGCGCAGAGTGTGGAAAGGCCTTCAACCGCAAGTCAGGCCTCACAAGGCACCAGCGGACTCACAGCGGAGAGAAGCCCTACGAATGCGTCGAGTGTGGGAAATCCTTTTGCTGGAGTACAAACCTCATTCGCCACTCCATCGTCCACACTGAAGAGATGCCCTATGAGTGCAGTGAATGTGGAAAGGCCTACCGTCGCAGCTCATCCCTTATTCAGCATCAAAGGATGCACACGGGGAGAAACCCTGTCAATGTAGCAGAAGTAGGAAGACCTTTTGCAAATGAGCAAACCTCTGTCAACATCCAAGAATTACTTTTGGGGAATGACTTCTTGAATGTAACTACTAAAGAAAATCTTTTGCAGAAGGAAACATCTTGCGTGCTGTCTGACCATTCTTACCACAGAGAAACCCCACAAGTGTCTTCACTCTGA
- the LOC100338781 gene encoding zinc finger protein 805 isoform X2, whose translation MSCARRVKAALLGLLLWRAISWSHPFRTNYLWTQNDKRERKNTEPNAREPALSEVASLQGQLKQGASGDSQLVQAKDQDGASARQEGHLRLGVDLQSKKLPGKMIPEDGVLGTAEDLCSRNVQEQAAPGSTVGEQNSHGPGTCPMTPEEENSFKCSECGKVFNKKRLLAQHERIHSGVKPYECTECGKTFSKSAYLLQHHMVHTGEKPYKCMECGKAFNRKSHLTQHQRIHSGEQPYKCNECGKAFTHRSSFVLHNRSHTGEKPFVCKECGKAFRDRPGFIRHYIIHSGENPYECFECGKVFKHRSYLMWHQQTHTGEKPYECSECGKAFCESAALIHHYVIHTGEKPFECLECGKAFNHRSYLKRHQRIHTGEKPYVCNECGKAFTHCSTFILHKRAHTGEKPFECQECGKSFSNRADLIRHFSIHTGEKPYECAECGKAFNRKSGLTRHQRTHSGEKPYECVECGKSFCWSTNLIRHSIVHTEEMPYECSECGKAYRRSSSLIQHQRMHTGRNPVNVAEVGRPFANEQTSVNIQELLLGNDFLNVTTKENLLQKETSCVLSDHSYHRETPQVSSL comes from the exons ATGTCATGTGCTCGAAGGGTTAAAGCTGCACTCCTTGGTCTTCTGTTGTGGCGAGCCATTAGCTGGAGTCATCCCTTTAGAACAAACTATCTATGGACCCAAA ATGACAAAAGAGAACGCAAGAACACAGAACCTAATGCACGTGAGCCAGCCCTGTCTGAGGTGGCTTCACTCCAGGGACAACTAAAGCAAGGAGCCTCAGGGGACTCCCAGCTGGTGCAAGCCAAGGATCAGGATGGGGCATCAGCAAGGCAGGAAGGACACTTGAGACTGGGGGTTGACCTCCAGAGCAAGAAGCTTCCTGGGAAAATGATCCCTGAAGATGGTGTTTTAGGGACTGCTGAAGACCTGTGTTCCCGGAATGTACAGGAACAAGCCGCTCCAGGAAGCACTGTCGGTGAGCAGAACTCCCACGGGCCAGGTACATGTCCCATGACTCCGGAagaagaaaatagttttaaatgcaGTGAATGTGGGAAGGTGTTTAACAAGAAACGCCTCCTTGCTCAGCATGAGAGGATTCATTCTGGGGTGAAGCCCTACGAATGCACGGAGTGTGGGAAGACCTTCAGCAAGAGCGCATACCTCCTTCAGCATCACATGGTCcacactggggagaagccctATAAGTGCATGGAGTGTGGCAAGGCCTTCAACCGCAAGTCACACCTCACGCAGCACCAGCGGATTCACAGCGGAGAGCAGCCTTACAAGTGCAAtgaatgtgggaaggccttcacTCACCGCTCCAGTTTCGTCTTACATAACAGAAGCCACACTGGGGAGAAACCCTTTGTGTGCAAAGAATGTGGTAAAGCTTTCCGAGACAGGCCTGGTTTCATCCGCCACTACATCATCCACAGCGGGGAGAATCCCTATGAGTGCTTCGAGTGTGGCAAGGTCTTCAAGCACAGGTCCTACCTCATGTGGCACCAGCAGACTCATACTGGGGAGAAGCCCTATGAGTGCAGTGAGTGTGGGAAAGCTTTCTGTGAGAGTGCGGCCCTGATTCACCACTATGTCATCCACACCGGGGAGAAGCCCTTTGAGTGCCTGgagtgtgggaaggccttcaaCCACAGGTCGTACCTTAAGAGGCACCAGCGGATTCACACCGGGGAGAAGCCTTACGTGTGCAacgaatgtgggaaagccttcaccCACTGCTCTACATTCATCTTGCATAAGAGGGCCCACACTGGAGAAAAACCTTTTGAGTGCCAAGAGTGTGGGAAATCCTTTAGCAATAGAGCAGACCTCATTCGACACTTCAGcatccacactggagagaagccctATGAATGCGCAGAGTGTGGAAAGGCCTTCAACCGCAAGTCAGGCCTCACAAGGCACCAGCGGACTCACAGCGGAGAGAAGCCCTACGAATGCGTCGAGTGTGGGAAATCCTTTTGCTGGAGTACAAACCTCATTCGCCACTCCATCGTCCACACTGAAGAGATGCCCTATGAGTGCAGTGAATGTGGAAAGGCCTACCGTCGCAGCTCATCCCTTATTCAGCATCAAAGGATGCACACGGGGAGAAACCCTGTCAATGTAGCAGAAGTAGGAAGACCTTTTGCAAATGAGCAAACCTCTGTCAACATCCAAGAATTACTTTTGGGGAATGACTTCTTGAATGTAACTACTAAAGAAAATCTTTTGCAGAAGGAAACATCTTGCGTGCTGTCTGACCATTCTTACCACAGAGAAACCCCACAAGTGTCTTCACTCTGA
- the AURKC gene encoding aurora kinase C isoform X1, with translation MQSGSSQAAGPAQPSVPLRRLTIEDFEIGRPLGKGKFGNVYLARLKDSHFIVALKVLFKSQIEKEGMEHQLRREIEIQAHLQHPNILRLYNYFHDARRIYLILEYAPRGELYKELQKCHTLDEQRTATIMEELADALTYCHGKKVIHRDIKPENLLLGFRGEVKIADFGWSVHTLSLRRKTMCGTLDYLPPEMIEGRTYDEKVDLWCIGVLCYELLVGNPPFESVSHTETYRRILKVDVKFPVTMSLGARDLISRLLRYQPSERLPLAQILRHPWVQAHSRRVLPPCAHPAS, from the exons ATGCAGTCGGGCAGTTCTCAGGCCGCAG GCCCCGCGCAGCCGAGCGTCCCCCT GAGGCGCCTCACGATTGAGGACTTCGAGATTGGGCGTCCGCTTGGCAAGGGGAAATTCGGGAATGTGTACCTGGCTCGGCTCAAGGACAGCCATTTCATCGTGGCCCTGAAGGTCCTCTTCAAGTCCCAGATAGAAAAGGAAGGCATGGAGCACCAGCTGCGCAGGGAAATCGAAATCCAGGCGCACCTCCA ACACCCAAACATCCTGCGCCTGTACAACTACTTCCACGATGCTCGTCGGATATACCTGATTCTGGAATATGCTCCACGGGGTGAGCTCTACAAAGAGCTGCAGAAATGCCACACGTTAGATGAGCAGCGGACAGCCACG ATAATGGAGGAGTTGGCAGATGCGCTGACCTACTGCCATGGCAAGAAGGTGATTCACAGGGACATTAAGCCAGAGAATCTGCTGCTGGGGTTCAGGGGTGAGGTGAAGATTGCCGACTTTGGCTGGTCTGTGCACACCCTCTCTCTCAG GAGAAAGACGATGTGTGGCACTTTGGATTACTTACCCCCAGAAATGATTGAGGGGAGAACGTACGATGAGAAAGTGGACCTGTGGTGCATCGGGGtgctctgctatgagctgctggTGGGAAATCCACCCTTCGAGAGCGTCTCTCACACTGAGACATACAGACGCATCCTTAAG GTGGATGTGAAGTTTCCTGTAACAATGTCTTTGGGAGCCCGAGACTTGATATCCAGGCTTCTGAGATACCAGCCGTCAGAGCGGCTACCCCTAGCCCAGATCCTGAGGCACCCCTGGGTCCAGGCCCACTCCCGGAGGGTGCTGCCTCCTTgtgctcatccagcttcctga
- the AURKC gene encoding aurora kinase C isoform X2: MQSGSSQAAGPAQPSVPLHPNILRLYNYFHDARRIYLILEYAPRGELYKELQKCHTLDEQRTATIMEELADALTYCHGKKVIHRDIKPENLLLGFRGEVKIADFGWSVHTLSLRRKTMCGTLDYLPPEMIEGRTYDEKVDLWCIGVLCYELLVGNPPFESVSHTETYRRILKVDVKFPVTMSLGARDLISRLLRYQPSERLPLAQILRHPWVQAHSRRVLPPCAHPAS; encoded by the exons ATGCAGTCGGGCAGTTCTCAGGCCGCAG GCCCCGCGCAGCCGAGCGTCCCCCT ACACCCAAACATCCTGCGCCTGTACAACTACTTCCACGATGCTCGTCGGATATACCTGATTCTGGAATATGCTCCACGGGGTGAGCTCTACAAAGAGCTGCAGAAATGCCACACGTTAGATGAGCAGCGGACAGCCACG ATAATGGAGGAGTTGGCAGATGCGCTGACCTACTGCCATGGCAAGAAGGTGATTCACAGGGACATTAAGCCAGAGAATCTGCTGCTGGGGTTCAGGGGTGAGGTGAAGATTGCCGACTTTGGCTGGTCTGTGCACACCCTCTCTCTCAG GAGAAAGACGATGTGTGGCACTTTGGATTACTTACCCCCAGAAATGATTGAGGGGAGAACGTACGATGAGAAAGTGGACCTGTGGTGCATCGGGGtgctctgctatgagctgctggTGGGAAATCCACCCTTCGAGAGCGTCTCTCACACTGAGACATACAGACGCATCCTTAAG GTGGATGTGAAGTTTCCTGTAACAATGTCTTTGGGAGCCCGAGACTTGATATCCAGGCTTCTGAGATACCAGCCGTCAGAGCGGCTACCCCTAGCCCAGATCCTGAGGCACCCCTGGGTCCAGGCCCACTCCCGGAGGGTGCTGCCTCCTTgtgctcatccagcttcctga
- the AURKC gene encoding aurora kinase C isoform X3, translating to MEHQLRREIEIQAHLQHPNILRLYNYFHDARRIYLILEYAPRGELYKELQKCHTLDEQRTATIMEELADALTYCHGKKVIHRDIKPENLLLGFRGEVKIADFGWSVHTLSLRRKTMCGTLDYLPPEMIEGRTYDEKVDLWCIGVLCYELLVGNPPFESVSHTETYRRILKVDVKFPVTMSLGARDLISRLLRYQPSERLPLAQILRHPWVQAHSRRVLPPCAHPAS from the exons ATGGAGCACCAGCTGCGCAGGGAAATCGAAATCCAGGCGCACCTCCA ACACCCAAACATCCTGCGCCTGTACAACTACTTCCACGATGCTCGTCGGATATACCTGATTCTGGAATATGCTCCACGGGGTGAGCTCTACAAAGAGCTGCAGAAATGCCACACGTTAGATGAGCAGCGGACAGCCACG ATAATGGAGGAGTTGGCAGATGCGCTGACCTACTGCCATGGCAAGAAGGTGATTCACAGGGACATTAAGCCAGAGAATCTGCTGCTGGGGTTCAGGGGTGAGGTGAAGATTGCCGACTTTGGCTGGTCTGTGCACACCCTCTCTCTCAG GAGAAAGACGATGTGTGGCACTTTGGATTACTTACCCCCAGAAATGATTGAGGGGAGAACGTACGATGAGAAAGTGGACCTGTGGTGCATCGGGGtgctctgctatgagctgctggTGGGAAATCCACCCTTCGAGAGCGTCTCTCACACTGAGACATACAGACGCATCCTTAAG GTGGATGTGAAGTTTCCTGTAACAATGTCTTTGGGAGCCCGAGACTTGATATCCAGGCTTCTGAGATACCAGCCGTCAGAGCGGCTACCCCTAGCCCAGATCCTGAGGCACCCCTGGGTCCAGGCCCACTCCCGGAGGGTGCTGCCTCCTTgtgctcatccagcttcctga